In Dermacentor variabilis isolate Ectoservices chromosome 11, ASM5094787v1, whole genome shotgun sequence, one genomic interval encodes:
- the Gr68a gene encoding gustatory receptor 68a: MKDTDRLNKTIFIAFMAALIVEAALNNVLLLVQAPKFVELLRICGFIELHTAVPPYVQRQTVRFAWAMVTFQVAAIILNVALNVHSHFGTVLLAEDGRQLDPLVMNLAVSNGFVGVVYLSSMCLSTRLLLMYISRAVALYLGCIYRNLDQCLRSRSTPESRKVLLVDHMRVQLALLKNCVDLASSLLGPSLLYAYAYSVAILCAAAYYTIIPELEFRVRLFFFFFGSLHWLSVLLPTVTTHRMKGAVIDLRSAVQGVSMADYSDDLLAQLRMMLNSMKHDDLRFTGCGFFVVDLSTFADIMGAVITYTVVLVQTNESYLRGSLEQCTNHTIA; the protein is encoded by the exons ATGAAGGACACGGACCGGCTGAATAAGACCATCTTCATCGCCTTCATGGCGGCGCTCATCGTGGAGGCTGCGCTCAACAACGTGCTCCTCTTGGTCCAGGCGCCCAAGTTTGTCGAGCTCTTGCGAATCTGTGGGTTCATCGAGCTACATACTGCTGTGCCTCCCTACGTGCAGCGACAGACAGTCCGCTTCGCATGGGCCATGGTGACCTTCCAG GTTGCCGCCATCATCCTGAACGTGGCCCTGAACGTCCACTCCCACTTCGGCACGGTGCTGCTGGCAGAAGATGGTCGCCAGCTGGACCCGCTTGTCATGAACCTAGCCGTCAGCAATGGGTTCGTGGGTGTCGTGTACCTGTCCTCCATGTGCCTCAGCACTCGGCTCCTGCTCATGTACATCTCCAGGGCCGTCGCGCTCTACCTGGGCTGCATCTACAGGAACCTGGACCAGTGCCTGCGATCGAGGAGCACTCCGGAAAGCAG AAAAGTGCTGCTGGTGGACCACATGCGCGTCCAGTTGGCGCTGCTGAAGAACTGCGTCGACTTGGCCAGCTCGCTGCTCGGTCCGAGCCTGCTGTACGCCTACGCGTACAGCGTGGCCATCCTGTGCGCGGCCGCTTACTACACCATCATCCCGGAGCTGGAGTTCCGCGTCcgactcttcttcttcttcttcggctcGCTGCACTGGCTCAGCGTCCTGCTGCCCACCGTCACCACGCACCGGATGAAGGGAGCC GTCATCGATTTGCGGAGCGCAGTGCAAGGAGTGTCAATGGCTGATTACTCCGACGACCTGCTAGCACAG CTGCGGATGATGCTGAACAGCATGAAGCACGACGACCTCAGGTTTACGGGCTGCGGGTTCTTTGTGGTGGACCTGTCGACGTTTGCCGAT ATCATGGGTGCTGTTATCACGTACACCGTCGTGTTGGTCCAGACGAACGAAAGCTACTTGAGGGGTTCGCTTGAACAGTGCACAAACCATACAATCGCCTAG